GCATCAAAAACCCAACCCCCAATTCCTTGCTTATGAAAACCCCTCCCTCTCTAACATCAAGTAGCCGACGTGCCGTATCCACCTTTGCTGGAGCGATTGCCGCATGCCTTGCCGCCCACTCCATCCAGGCAGCGACCTTCACCTGGGATCCCGCACTGAATGCTGTCGGCAGCGACGGCAGCGGCAACTGGGATGATGTCACTGCAAACTGGGCGTCGGCTGGCGTCGACACGCTCTTCCAGCCCTCCGCGCAGACGACTACCACGGCACATACGACCGGTACGAATACGATCACCGTTGCGAGCACCGCCGGTCTGGCCGTCGGTCAAATGCTCTCCACCGGATCCTTTGCTGCAGGAACGACCATTACCGACATCACCGGCAACGTCGTCACACTCAGCAGCAATTCCACCGCCGGCATCGCGAACGGGAGCGCGATCCATTTCTCCTTCAACAACGACGCCGTCATTGGCAGTGGCTCTGGAGCGGCGGGAACCATTGTTGTTTCCGGAAATCAGGCTGTGGATAGTTTGGTCCTCAATGCCGCTGGTTCAGGTGCTTACACCCTGACGGGCGGAAGCATTACCGTCTCGAGCCGCAACGGCAGCTCGGGCGCCATCAAGGTCAATGCGGATGCCGCGATCAGCAGCGCCCTCTCGTGGAAGAACCTTCAATTCCAGACCGCTGGCAAGACCCTGACCCTTAGCGGCGGCAGTGTCGCCTCTTCCGTCAACGGTTCGTTCAACGGTTCAGTTTCGGGAAGCAACGCCGCGATCGCTGCTGCCAGTACTCTGAAGGTGACGGGTGGCATTTATACCACGGCAGGCTCGGGAAACACCTTCAATATTGGTGATGCAGCTGCTGAAACAGGCGGCTTCCAATTCTCTGCCGGCACGATCAACAGCGGAGGTAGCTTCCAGGTTGCAAATGATCGCTCGGCCTATGTGGAAGTGACCGGCACTGCTATTCTTAACAGTTCCGGCCAGATCACCGTGGGCCGCAATAGCAATACCAACATCGGCAAGATGGTGGTGGATGGCGGCACGGTCAACTCGACGGCAACCAGCGCCTCCGATGCCCAAGTGCAAATCGGCCGGGGCAACGGCGTTGGCACATTGAACATCAAGAGCGGTGTCTTTAACGTGATCGGCAATGGCGTGTCCGGCAACTCGGGCGGCATCATGGTCATCAACTCCAACGGCACCACCGCGGCAGCGAGTGGAACGGTCAATCTCAGCGGAGGAGTCACCACGGTCAAAGAACTGCGTTTCAACGGCAGCAACAAGAGCTCTGGTGCTGGCGCTGATGCGAACTCTATCGCGGGAAGTAGCACCCTCAATATGACCGGCGGTTCTCTCTACATCGGCGGGACGGTCCAATCGGACGGCACGGGCGCGACCACTGCGGGTGGCATCGTGAACCGGGGCACCGGCACCTCCTCGTATGCCATTAATCTGTCCGGCGGCACGGTGGGAGCCAATGCCAATTGGGGTTCCAGCCTGAACATGACGCTTGGCACAACGAACGGGAATGTGACCTTCAAGGCTGCTGACGCTGCCAACGCTGCCCGTAACATCAGCTTGAGCGGAGTGCTTTCCGGATCGGGCGGCCTGAACAAGTCGGGTGCGGGCACCCTGACCCTCGACGGTGCCAACACCTATTCCGGTGCCACTGCCATCAATGAAGGTACTCTGGCACTGGGGATCGCCGGTTCCATCGACAGCACCAGCGGTGTAACCGTTGGAACCACTGGAACCTTGGATCTCTCCTCGAAAGGACCGGGCGGCTATGCCGTGAATAATCTCACGACTTCCGGAGCTGTGATCGGAAACCTGTCGGTTACCACCCAACTCTCGATCGGTAACTCACCCGGAACCGCAACCTTCGGCGATCTATCGCTTGGTGCTCTGTCCACTTACACTTACGAACTCACCGGTGGCAGCTCGCCGGGTGTTGGCAGTGCCGACCTCGGGATCGTCGACGGGGACATGACGATCATTAGCGGAGCCGTGTTGGACTTGGTTCAACTTGGCACCTACACCCAAGGCAACAAGTTCACCTTGCTTGCCTACACCGGCTCGCTTACCGGCATCTTCAAGGATGTCAATGCTGTCGACCTTGCCGACGGAGCAACGTTCACAGATGGCCAGGGTATCTGGGAAATCGACTACGACGATACGACCGCCGGTCTCAATGGCGGCACCACGCCTGATGCGAGGTACGTGACAATCACCGCGGTCCCGGAGCCCGGGACAGCATGGGTTGGTTGCCTGGGCCTCCTGTGGATGTTGCGCCGCCGCCGCTAAATCCTCCGTTTCCGCCTGTTGGGTGCGGCTTTCACTCTCTTGGGGGGGAGTGAAAGCCGCCGTCCTTGAAACCCGCTGTCCATGATCGCTTCCCGGTTTGCCCACTACTTTCGCCGCGGTTGCACGATCGCTCTTTTCTCGATTCCGAGCCTTTGCGCGGAGGAAAAGGATGATCCGGTCGTGCCCGTCGATCTCATTCCTCCCGCCCCGGCGCTCTCGCCGGCGGAGGCGCTGAAAACGTTCAAGGTTGCCAGCGGTTTCGTGATCGAACCGGTAGCGACGGAGCCTCTGGTGGAGAAGCCGGTAGCCTTGGATTTCGATGGTCGCGGGCGGATGTGGGTGTGCGAGATGGTTGGCTACATGCCAGATGAAAAGGGGACCGGTGAAAATATCCCGAAGGGCCGGAT
This portion of the Luteolibacter luteus genome encodes:
- a CDS encoding beta strand repeat-containing protein: MKTPPSLTSSSRRAVSTFAGAIAACLAAHSIQAATFTWDPALNAVGSDGSGNWDDVTANWASAGVDTLFQPSAQTTTTAHTTGTNTITVASTAGLAVGQMLSTGSFAAGTTITDITGNVVTLSSNSTAGIANGSAIHFSFNNDAVIGSGSGAAGTIVVSGNQAVDSLVLNAAGSGAYTLTGGSITVSSRNGSSGAIKVNADAAISSALSWKNLQFQTAGKTLTLSGGSVASSVNGSFNGSVSGSNAAIAAASTLKVTGGIYTTAGSGNTFNIGDAAAETGGFQFSAGTINSGGSFQVANDRSAYVEVTGTAILNSSGQITVGRNSNTNIGKMVVDGGTVNSTATSASDAQVQIGRGNGVGTLNIKSGVFNVIGNGVSGNSGGIMVINSNGTTAAASGTVNLSGGVTTVKELRFNGSNKSSGAGADANSIAGSSTLNMTGGSLYIGGTVQSDGTGATTAGGIVNRGTGTSSYAINLSGGTVGANANWGSSLNMTLGTTNGNVTFKAADAANAARNISLSGVLSGSGGLNKSGAGTLTLDGANTYSGATAINEGTLALGIAGSIDSTSGVTVGTTGTLDLSSKGPGGYAVNNLTTSGAVIGNLSVTTQLSIGNSPGTATFGDLSLGALSTYTYELTGGSSPGVGSADLGIVDGDMTIISGAVLDLVQLGTYTQGNKFTLLAYTGSLTGIFKDVNAVDLADGATFTDGQGIWEIDYDDTTAGLNGGTTPDARYVTITAVPEPGTAWVGCLGLLWMLRRRR